One genomic window of Streptococcus mitis includes the following:
- a CDS encoding conjugal transfer protein TrbL translates to MNLSLVSPFVYLASEKISAENLFEGFNVDLQSTVDLIKSLSSYNPTVWTYMSSITKSVMQPLGVAILSVVLILEFSKMAKKIANSGGAMTFEALAPMLISYIMVAVVITNTTVIVEAIIGIASHAIEQVASIVAHGGAKYDTISGLKGSGFIGRMIVGFFALLIWLVRIVSAAMVNLLVSIRFIQLYLMIPFAPLTIPTFLSDEWKSIGIGYLKNIMVYAVQGVLIFLIVSLVPLFESAGKIAVSNGAGVLQSLAIMFGSLIQAILLIIALVGSQRTARSILGM, encoded by the coding sequence ATGAATCTTAGTTTAGTCTCACCCTTTGTTTACCTTGCATCTGAAAAAATATCAGCTGAAAATTTATTTGAAGGGTTTAATGTAGATTTACAATCTACGGTAGATTTGATTAAATCCCTATCTAGCTACAATCCAACAGTTTGGACTTATATGTCTAGTATTACTAAAAGTGTCATGCAGCCCCTTGGAGTTGCGATTTTATCAGTTGTTCTCATCTTAGAATTTTCGAAGATGGCAAAGAAAATTGCTAACTCAGGTGGAGCGATGACCTTTGAAGCATTAGCGCCGATGTTGATTAGTTATATTATGGTCGCAGTTGTAATTACCAACACTACCGTCATTGTAGAAGCCATCATCGGGATTGCGAGTCATGCCATTGAACAAGTGGCTTCGATTGTGGCTCACGGTGGGGCAAAGTATGATACCATCTCTGGATTAAAAGGTTCAGGATTTATTGGCCGGATGATTGTAGGCTTTTTCGCCCTCCTCATTTGGCTTGTTCGGATAGTAAGTGCAGCCATGGTCAATCTTTTGGTATCCATTCGATTTATTCAACTTTACCTTATGATTCCATTTGCCCCTCTTACGATTCCAACATTTTTAAGTGATGAGTGGAAGTCTATTGGTATTGGCTATTTAAAAAATATTATGGTCTATGCGGTACAAGGGGTTCTTATTTTTCTGATTGTTTCTCTTGTTCCTTTGTTTGAATCTGCTGGGAAAATAGCTGTTTCAAATGGTGCAGGAGTCTTGCAATCACTTGCGATTATGTTTGGTAGTTTAATACAAGCTATCTTACTGATTATTGCCCTCGTTGGTTCTCAACGTACGGCTCGCTCAATCTTAGGTATGTAA
- a CDS encoding PrgI family protein has translation MNTRVFKDISKYQHRAWLGFTTRQIIFVLPAFIVTIIVLGLNLFFWQFGDWFVYGFVFAFTIPLMLFGVYKPNDLYFEHYLKYRLHFELTVPLRTITGKKGPEHEKKIKYIKETKNFND, from the coding sequence ATGAATACACGTGTCTTTAAAGACATCTCAAAATACCAACACAGGGCTTGGTTAGGTTTCACCACAAGACAAATCATCTTTGTTTTACCAGCCTTTATTGTCACAATTATTGTTTTGGGCTTGAATCTCTTTTTCTGGCAATTTGGAGATTGGTTTGTTTACGGTTTTGTGTTTGCTTTTACCATCCCCCTAATGCTTTTTGGAGTCTATAAACCCAATGATTTATATTTTGAACATTATTTGAAATACCGTCTTCATTTTGAATTAACGGTTCCCCTACGCACAATTACAGGAAAGAAAGGACCTGAACATGAAAAGAAAATCAAATACATTAAAGAAACAAAAAACTTCAATGACTAA
- a CDS encoding VirB4-like conjugal transfer ATPase, CD1110 family, whose product MKRKSNTLKKQKTSMTNQKEVVKGKKEEVLPSTANTLAYQALYQNGLMQVKEDYFSQSYLLGDVNYQTVGLEDKGAIIEKYSDLINSLDDQTNFQLTIFNKRLNLEKFRQSVLYEEKEDGYDSYRKELNRMMNQNLDSGENNFSAVKLISFGRKDSNPKQAYRSLSQIGEYFKSGFSEIDARFESLAGEDRVNLLADMLRGEHHLPFSYRDLTRSGQTTRHFIAPNLLDFKNKNYLQINDRLLQIVYVRDYGMELGDQFIRDLMQGDLELIVSLHAQSSTKADAMKKLRTKKTLMESQKIGEQQKLARTGIYLEKVGHVLESNIDEAEELLKTMTETGDKLFQTVFLIGVFGQDEEELKQALDTIQQVAGSNDLMIDKLPYMQEAAFNSLLPFGCDFLEGVSRSLLTSNVAVNSPWTSVDLQDRSGKYYGINQISSNIITIDRSLLNTPSGLILGTSGAGKGMATKHEIITTKIKESGENTEIIIVDPEAEYSVIGRAFGGEMIDIAPDSQTYLNVLDLSEENMDEDPVKVKSEFLLSFIGKLLDRKMDGREKSIIDRVTRLTYQSFKEPSLEEWVFVLSQQPEEEAQNLALDMELYVEGSLDIFSHKTNIQTGSNFLIYNVKKLGDELKQIALMVVFDQIWNRVVRNQKLGKKTWIYFDEMQLLLLDKYASDFFFKLWSRVRKYGASPTGITQNVETLLLDPNGRRIIANSEFMILLKQAKNDREELVQLLGLSKELEKYLVNPEKGAGLIKAGSVVVPFKNKIPQGTQLFDIMSTDPDKMASN is encoded by the coding sequence ATGAAAAGAAAATCAAATACATTAAAGAAACAAAAAACTTCAATGACTAATCAGAAAGAAGTAGTTAAAGGAAAAAAAGAGGAAGTGTTACCATCAACGGCTAATACGCTTGCCTATCAAGCCCTGTATCAAAATGGTCTGATGCAGGTAAAAGAAGATTATTTCTCACAAAGCTATTTACTTGGTGATGTCAATTACCAGACCGTTGGTTTAGAAGATAAGGGCGCAATCATTGAGAAGTATTCTGATTTGATTAACTCCCTAGATGACCAAACCAACTTCCAATTGACTATCTTTAATAAAAGATTGAATTTAGAAAAGTTTAGACAAAGTGTTTTGTATGAGGAAAAAGAAGATGGATATGATAGCTATCGTAAAGAATTGAATCGGATGATGAATCAGAATTTAGACAGTGGTGAAAATAACTTTTCAGCTGTGAAACTGATTAGCTTTGGTAGAAAGGATTCTAATCCCAAACAAGCCTATCGTTCCTTGTCTCAAATTGGAGAATATTTCAAGAGTGGTTTTTCAGAAATTGATGCTCGCTTTGAATCCTTGGCTGGAGAAGACCGTGTCAACTTGTTGGCCGATATGCTTAGAGGAGAACACCATCTTCCTTTTTCTTACCGTGATTTAACGAGATCGGGTCAGACAACTCGTCACTTTATAGCTCCTAACCTTTTGGATTTTAAAAACAAGAATTACCTACAAATTAATGACCGCTTATTGCAGATTGTCTATGTGAGAGACTACGGCATGGAATTAGGTGATCAGTTTATCCGAGACCTCATGCAAGGAGATTTGGAATTGATTGTAAGCCTTCATGCTCAAAGTTCGACTAAGGCAGATGCTATGAAGAAACTAAGAACAAAGAAGACCTTGATGGAATCCCAAAAGATTGGGGAACAACAAAAACTAGCTCGTACAGGTATCTATTTGGAAAAAGTAGGTCATGTTTTAGAAAGCAATATCGATGAAGCTGAAGAACTCTTAAAAACCATGACCGAGACAGGAGATAAACTGTTTCAAACGGTCTTCTTGATTGGGGTCTTTGGTCAGGATGAAGAGGAACTCAAACAAGCCCTAGATACGATCCAACAAGTGGCTGGCTCAAACGACCTAATGATTGATAAACTTCCATATATGCAAGAAGCAGCTTTTAATAGTTTGCTGCCATTTGGTTGTGATTTTTTAGAGGGAGTATCACGGAGTTTATTAACATCTAATGTAGCAGTGAACTCTCCTTGGACTTCAGTAGACTTACAAGACCGTAGTGGGAAATATTACGGTATCAATCAAATCTCAAGCAATATTATTACCATTGATCGTAGCCTATTAAATACACCGTCTGGTCTGATTTTAGGAACATCAGGAGCTGGGAAAGGGATGGCAACCAAGCATGAAATTATCACGACCAAAATCAAGGAATCTGGTGAAAATACTGAAATTATCATTGTGGATCCAGAAGCAGAGTACAGTGTCATTGGACGGGCTTTTGGTGGAGAAATGATTGATATTGCGCCAGATTCCCAAACATATCTCAATGTCCTTGACTTGTCTGAAGAAAATATGGATGAAGATCCTGTAAAGGTAAAATCAGAATTTCTTTTATCCTTTATTGGCAAGTTATTGGATAGAAAAATGGATGGAAGAGAAAAATCGATTATCGACCGAGTTACCAGACTCACCTATCAGTCATTTAAAGAGCCCTCTTTGGAAGAATGGGTCTTTGTCTTGAGTCAACAGCCAGAAGAAGAAGCGCAGAATTTGGCACTTGATATGGAACTGTATGTCGAAGGTTCTCTTGATATTTTTTCTCATAAGACCAATATTCAGACAGGATCTAATTTCTTGATTTATAACGTTAAGAAGTTAGGAGATGAGCTGAAACAAATCGCCCTTATGGTTGTTTTTGATCAGATATGGAATCGTGTCGTTCGGAATCAAAAATTAGGGAAGAAGACCTGGATTTATTTTGATGAAATGCAGCTTCTCTTATTAGATAAATATGCCAGTGATTTCTTCTTTAAATTGTGGAGTCGTGTCAGAAAATATGGAGCTAGTCCGACTGGGATAACCCAAAATGTCGAAACCTTATTGTTAGATCCAAACGGTAGACGGATTATTGCAAATAGTGAATTTATGATTCTCCTCAAGCAAGCAAAAAATGACCGAGAAGAACTAGTTCAACTCTTAGGCTTGTCAAAAGAACTCGAAAAATACCTTGTCAATCCAGAAAAAGGGGCAGGACTGATAAAAGCTGGTTCAGTTGTCGTACCCTTTAAAAATAAGATTCCTCAAGGTACTCAATTGTTTGATATCATGAGTACGGATCCTGATAAAATGGCTTCTAATTAA